The following are encoded together in the Onychostoma macrolepis isolate SWU-2019 chromosome 03, ASM1243209v1, whole genome shotgun sequence genome:
- the LOC131533652 gene encoding nuclear factor 7, brain-like, with product MDSLSEADFSCPVCYEIFKDPVVLSCSHSFCKECLQRFWRIKETQECPVCRRRSSRDDPPSNLVLKNLCESFLKERNESRSSGSEEICSLHSEKLKLFCLEDKQPVCLVCRDSQKHVNHTFTQISEAVSSYKEDLNTALKSLQEKLKHRETMKVEFEKTAQHIKSQAEHTERQIKQQFEKLHQFLRDEEEATITALREEEEQMMKEKLEEINRNISALSHTIKDTEEMMKDNDVCFLKKFPVSMERVQISSQPDPQMPSGALNHVPRYLGNLSFRVWKKMQDIVQNTPVILDPNTAHPRLVLSDDLTSLRWSNIRQPLPDNPERFDDHYCVLGSEGFNSGTHCWDVEVKESLCWSIGVTTASNKRKGCDFYNSNVWSVQYDQYGLYERSGFHIKQYLERVRVYLDYDRGTVSFSDPVTNTHLHTYTTTFTDTVFPSFDSFSPLRILPFSSQ from the exons ATGGATTCACTCTCTGAAGCTGATTTTTCTTGTCCTGTGTGTTATGAAATCTTCAAGGATCCTGTTGTTTTATCATGTAGTCACAGTTTCTGTAAAGAGTGTCTTCAAAGATTCTGGAGAATCAAGGAAACTCAGGAGTGTCCTGTCTGCAGGAGAAGATCCTCAAGAGATGATCCTCCAAGTAATCTAGTGTTGAAAAACTTGTGTGAGTCGTTCCTGAAGGAGAGAAATGAGAGCCGTTCATCAGGATCTGAGGAGATCTGCAGTTTACACAGTGAGAAACTCAAACTCTTCTGTCTGGAGGACAAACAGCCGGTGTGTTTAGTGTGCAGAGATTCACAGAAACACGTcaatcacacattcacacaaataAGTGAAGCTGTTTCATCATACAAG GAGGACCTCAATACAGCACTGAAGTCCTTACAAGAGAAACTtaaacacagagaaacaatgAAAGTAGAGTTTGAGAAAACAGCTCAACACATCAAG TCTCAAGCTGAGCACACTGAGCGTCAGATTAAACAGCAGTTTGAGAAGCTTCATCAGTTTCTCAGAGATGAAGAAGAAGCTACAATCACTGCACTGagggaggaagaggagcagATGATGAAGGAGAAGCTGGAGGAGATCAACAGAAACATCTcagctctttcacacacaatcaAAGACACAGAGGAGATGATGAAAGACAATGATGTCTGCTTTCTAAAG aAGTTTCCAGTCTCAATGGAAAG AGTCCAGATCTCATCACAGCCGGATCCACAGATGCCTTCTGGAGCTTTGAATCATGTGCCACGTTACTTGGGCAACCTGTCCTTCAGAGTCTGGAAGAAGATGCAGGACATCGTCCAAAACA CTCCTGTGATTCTGGATCCAAACACGGCTCATCCACGTCTTGTCCTCTCTGATGATCTCACCAGTTTGAGATGGAGCAACATCAGGCAACCGCTTCCTGAtaatccagagagatttgaTGATCATTACTGTGTTCTGGGTTCAGAGGGTTTTAACTCAGGAACACACTGCTGGGATGTGGAGGTTAAAGAGAGTTTATGCTGGAGTATAGGAGTAACTACAGCATCAAACAAAAGGAAGGGGTGTGATTTCTATAATTCTAATGTCTGGAGTGTGCAGTATGATCAGTATGGACTGTATGAACGGTCTGGTTTTCATATTAAACAGTATCTTGAGCGTGTAAGAGTGTATCTGGACTATGACAGAGGAACGGTGTCATTCTCTGATCCTGTAACTaacacacatctacacacatacacaaccaCCTTCACTGACACCGTCTTTCCATCCTTTGATAGTTTTTCCCCTCTCAGGATCTTACCGTTTAGTAGTCAGTAA